In the Oncorhynchus keta strain PuntledgeMale-10-30-2019 chromosome 29, Oket_V2, whole genome shotgun sequence genome, one interval contains:
- the LOC118362270 gene encoding YTH domain-containing family protein 2-like, which yields MSASSLLEQRPKGQGNKVQNGAVTQKDTLNDDEFEPYLNPQARQSNAYTAMSDSYMPSYYSPSIGFSYSLNEAAWSTGGDPPMPYLTSYGQLSNGEHHFLPDPMFGQPGPLGNNPFLGQHSFNFFPSSMDFSAWGNNSSQGQSTQNSGYSSSYAYAPSSLGGAMIDGQSPFAQNEPLNKAPGMNSLDQGMAGLKIGGGAGDMGAPKVVGSGLPRGSLGHSQVSGGAPSMPLPPVSIAPTKPASWADIASKPAKPQPKLKTKGGIAGTNLPPPPIKHNMDIGTWDNKGTMPKASTPQQAPLPSNGQPPNQASPQPGTMAGGTSQLPLSNGQLVASSAQLGQHQFPPNGQQGMGGQLQLSQGPPPTTQPSQPTRWVPPRNRANGFGDAVGGAGQSPPNSGVGGVLVLSEPHPVLEKLRLVNNYNPKDFDWNLKQGRVFIIKSYSEDDIHRSIKYNIWCSTEHGNKRLDAAYRSLGAKGPLYLLFSVNGSGHFCGVAEMRSPVDYNTCAGVWSQDKWKGRFDVRWIFVKDVPNSQLRHIRLENNENKPVTNSRDTQEVPLDKARQVLKIIAGYKHTTSIFDDFSHYEKRQEEEDCVKKVEVQGSEPYPSNPNPSRSHYRLQERQGRVK from the exons ATGTCAGCCAGCAGCCTTCTTGAACAG AGACCGAAAGGCCAAGGAAACAAAG TGCAAAACGGAGCTGTGACCCAAAAGGATACTTTGAATGATGATGAGTTTGAGCCTTACCTGAACCCTCAGGCCAGACAG AGCAATGCCTATACGGCCATGTCGGACTCCTACATGCCCAGTTACTACAGCCCATCCATAGGATTCTCTTACTCCCTGAACGAGGCAGCATGGTCCACCGGGGGAGATCCTCCCATGCCTTACCTGACCTCATATGGACAGCTGAGCAACGGGGAGCACCACTTCCTGCCTGACCCCATGTTCGGCCAGCCGGGCCCGCTGGGCAACAACCCCTTCTTGGGCCAGCACAGTTTCAACTTCTTTCCCAGCAGTATGGACTTCTCTGCCTGGGGAAACAACAGCTCTCAGGGACAGTCTACGCAGAACTCTGGCTACAGCAGTAGCTATGCCTACGCACCCAGCTCGCTAGGGGGTGCCATGATTGACGGACAGTCCCCCTTCGCCCAGAACGAGCCCCTCAACAAGGCACCTGGCATGAACAGCTTGGACCAGGGCATGGCTGGACTTAAGATTGGTGGCGGTGCCGGGGACATGGGGGCCCCAAAGGTGGTGGGCTCTGGCCTCCCCAGGGGATCCCTAGGCCACAGCCAGGTTTCTGGTGGAGCTCCCAGCATGCCACTGCCCCCCGTGTCCATCGCCCCCACTAAGCCCGCCTCCTGGGCGGACATTGCCAGCAAGCCGGCCAAGCCGCAGCCCAAGCTGAAAACCAAGGGTGGCATAGCGGGGACCAACCTGCCCCCTCCGCCCATCAAACACAACATGGACATTGGCACTTGGGACAACAAGGGGACCATGCCTAAAGCGTCCACCCCCCAGCAGGCGCCTCTCCCCAGCAACGGGCAGCCGCCCAACCAGGCCTCACCTCAGCCCGGCACCATGGCCGGAGGGACCTCGCAACTGCCCCTCAGCAATGGACAGTTGGTGGCCTCTTCGGCCCAGCTGGGGCAGCACCAATTCCCCCCCAACGGGCAGCAGGGCATGGGGGGGCAGCTGCAGCTTTCCCAGGGCCCCCCGCCCACCACCCAGCCATCTCAGCCCACCCGCTGGGTCCCTCCACGGAACCGTGCCAACGGCTTTGGGGATGCCGTGGGTGGGGCGGGGCAGTCGCCCCCCAACTCTGGCGTGGGTGGGGTGCTGGTGCTCTCGGAGCCCCACCCGGTGCTGGAGAAGCTGCGTCTGGTCAACAACTACAACCCCAAAGACTTTGACTGGAATCTCAAGCAGGGCCGTGTGTTCATCATCAAGAGCTACTCCGAGGACGACATCCACCGCTCCATCAAGTACAACATCTGGTGCAGCACGGAGCACGGCAACAAGCGGCTGGACGCCGCCTACCGCTCTCTGGGCGCCAAGGGCCCCCTCTACCTGCTCTTCAGCGTCAACGGCAGTGGCCACTTTTGCGGCGTGGCGGAGATGCGCTCGCCCGTGGACTACAATACCTGCGCCGGCGTGTGGTCGCAGGACAAGTGGAAGGGGCGCTTTGACGTGCGCTGGATCTTCGTTAAGGACGTTCCCAACAGCCAGCTGCGGCACATCCGCCTGGAGAACAACGAGAATAAGCCAGTGACCAACTCGCGGGACACACAGGAGGTGCCTCTGGACAAGGCACGGCAGGTGCTGAAGATCATCGCCGGCTACAAGCACACCACCTCAATCTTTGACGACTTCTCCCACTACGAGAAGCGCCAAGAGGAGGAGGACTGTGTGAAAAAG GTGGAGGTCCAGGGTAGCGAGCCGTACCCCAgtaaccccaaccccagcaggAGTCATTACAGACTTCAG GAACGCCAAGGACGTGTCAAGTAA